The Brachyhypopomus gauderio isolate BG-103 chromosome 2, BGAUD_0.2, whole genome shotgun sequence genome contains a region encoding:
- the usp7 gene encoding ubiquitin carboxyl-terminal hydrolase 7 isoform X2, whose translation MSQGQHSPSHDAVKSLILAGDTDDPPRIPPNPVINGNVAMADGHNNTEEDMEDDTSWRSEATFRFVVERFSRLSESVLSPSCFVRNLPWKIMVMPRFYPDRPHQKSVGFFLQCNAESDSTSWSCHAQAMLKIINYKEEEKSFSRRISHLFFHKENDWGFSNFMSWSDVTDPERGFVEDDKVTFEVYVQADAPHGVAWDSKKHTGYVGLKNQGATCYMNSLLQTLFFTNQLRRAVYMMPTEGDDSSKSVPLALQRVFYELQHSDKPVGTKKLTKSFGWETLDSFMQHDVQELCRVLLDNVENKMKGTCVEGTIPKLFRGKMVSYIQCKHVDYRSERIEDYYDIQLSIKGKKNIFESFKDYVAVEQLEGDNKYDAGEHGLQEAEKGVKFLTFPPILHLQLMRFMYDPQTDQNIKINDRFEFPEQLPLDEFLQKPDAKDPANYILHAVLVHSGDNHGGHYVVYLNPKGDGKVSVTEPIWCKFDDDVVSRCTKEEAIEHNYGGHDDDLSVRHCTNAYMLVYIRESKLSEVLQPVTDMDIPQQLVERLQEEKRVEAQKRKERQEAHLYMQVQMVTEDQFCGHQGNDMYDEEKVKYTVFKVLKSSTLSEFVQNLSQTMGFPQDQMRLWPMQARSNGTKRPAMLDYEADCNKSMIDLSDNENPWTIFLETVDPEMAASGATLPKFDKDHDVMLFLKMYDPKTRSLNYCGHIYTPISCKIRDLLPIMCERAGFQQGTSLILYEEVKPNLTERIQDYDVSLDKALDELMDGDIIVFQKDDPENDASELPTAKDYFRDLYHRVDVIFCDKTIHNDPGFVVTLSNRMNYFQVAKTVAQRLNTDPMLLQFFKSQGYRDGPGNPLRHNYEGTLRDLLQFFKPRQPKKLYYQQLKMKITDFENRRSFKSIWLNSQFREEEITLYPDKHGCVRDLLEECQKAVELSDKGSEKLRLLEIVSYKIIGVHQEDELLECLSPAASRTFRIEEIPLDQVDLDKENEMLIPVAHFHKEVFGTFGIPFLLKIRQAEPFREVMRRIQNMLDIQEKEFEKFKFAIVMMGRHQYINEDDYEVNLKDFEPQPGNMSHPRPWLGLDHFNKAPKRGRYTYLEKAIKIHN comes from the exons ATGTCTCAGGGACAACACAGCCCGTCACATGACGCAGTAAAGTCGCTCATTCTGG CTGGCGACACAGACGATCCCCCAAGAATCCCTCCAAATCCTGTCATCAATGGTAATGTGGCAATGGCGGATGGACACAACAACACAGAGGAAGACATGGAGGACG atacAAGCTGGCGTTCGGAGGCAACCTTCCGCTTTGTGGTGGAGCGTTTCAGCAGGCTGAGCGAGTCCGTGCTCAGCCCCTCCTGTTTCGTGAGGAACCTCCCCTGGAAGATCATGGTTATGCCCCGTTTCTACCCGGACCGCCCCCACCAGAAGAGCGTGGGTTTCTTCCTGCAGTGCAATGCAGAGTCAGACTCCAC CTCATGGTCCTGTCATGCTCAAGCCATGCTAAAAATCATCAACTACAAAGAAGAGGAGAAGTCCTTCAGCCGGCGCATCAGTCACCTGTTCTTCCATAAGGAGAACGACTGGGGTTTCTCCAACTTCATGTCCTGGAGT gacgTGACCGACCCTGAGAGGGGCTTCGTGGAGGACGATAAGGTCACGTTTGAGGTTTACGTTCAGGCCGATGCCCCTCATGGTGTGGC ATGGGATTCGAAGAAGCATACCGGTTACGTGGGCTTAAAGAACCAAGGGGCCACATGCTACATGAACAGCCTCCTCCAAACCCTCTTCTTTACCAACCAGCTGCGGCGG GCGGTGTACATGATGCCTACAGAGGGCGATGACTCTTCCAAAAGCGTTCCCCTGGCCCTGCAACGAGTCTTCTACGAACTCCAGCACAGCGACAAGCCTGTCGGGACAAAGAAGCTCACCAAGTCGTTTGG GTGGGAGACGTTGGATAGCTTCATGCAGCATGATGTCCAGGAGCTGTGTAGAGTG CTGCTGGACAACGTGGAGAACAAGATGAAGGGAACCTGTGTTGAAGGCACCATCCCCAAGCTCTTCAGGGGCAAGATGGTG TCCTACATCCAGTGTAAGCACGTGGATTACAGGTCTGAACGGATAGAGGATTACTACGACATCCAGCTCAGCATCAAAGGAAAGAAGAACA TCTTCGAGTCCTTCAAGGATTACGTGGCTGTAGAGCAGCTGGAAGGAGATAATAAGTATGATGCAGGGGAGCATGGCCTACAG GAGGCCGAGAAGGGGGTGAAGTTCCTGACCTTCCCACCCATCCTGCACCTGCAGCTTATGAGGTTCATGTACGACCCGCAGACCGACCAGAACATAAAGATCAACGACAG GTTCGAGTTCCCCGAGCAATTACCGCTGGACGAGTTCCTGCAGAAGCCAGACGCGAAGGACCCGGCCAACTACATCCTGCACGCGGTGCTGGTGCACAGCGGCGATAACCACGGGGGTCACTATGTCGTCTATCTCAACCCAAAAGGAGACGGCAAAGTGAGTGTCACCGAGCCAATA TGGTGCAAATTTGACGACGACGTCGTTTCCCGGTGCACTAAAGAAGAGGCCATCGAGCACAACTACGGCGGCCACGACGACGACCTGTCCGTCCGCCACTGCACCAACGCCTACATGCTGGTGTACATCCGCGAGTCCAAGCTCA GCGAGGTGCTGCAGCCGGTCACGGACATGGACATCCCCCAGCAGCTGGTGGAGCGGCtgcaggaggagaagagggtggaggcgCAGAAACGGAAGGAGCGACAGGAGGCTCATCTCTACATGCAAGTGCAG ATGGTGACGGAGGACCAGTTCTGCGGGCATCAGGGCAACGACATGTACGACGAGGAGAAAGTCAAGTACACAGTATTTAAAGTTCTGAAGAGCTCCACCCTGTCTGAGTTCGTTCAGAACCTCTCGCAGACCATG GGATTCCCGCAGGACCAGATGCGTCTGTGGCCCATGCAGGCCCGGAGTAACGGCACCAAGCGCCCGGCCATGCTGGACTACGAGGCCGACTGCAACAAGTCC ATGATCGACTTGAGCGACAACGAGAACCCGTGGACAATATTTCTGGAAACGGTAGATCCGGAAATGGCCGCCAGTGGCGCAACATTACCCAAGTTTGACAAAGACC ATGACGTTATGTTGTTCTTAAAGATGTACGACCCAAAAACCAGAAGCTTAAATTATTGTGGACATATCTACACACCTATATCCTGTAAAATAC GAGACCTGCTGCCCATCATGTGTGAACGAGCAGGGTTTCAGCAGGGAACTAGTCTTATCCTCTATGAG GAAGTTAAACCGAATTTAACGGAGCGGATACAGGACTACGACGTCTCCCTGGACAAAGCTCTGGACGAGCTGATGGACGGAGACATAATAGTGTTCCAGAA GGACGACCCGGAGAATGACGCGAGTGAGCTGCCGACGGCGAAGGACTACTTCAGAGACCTGTACCACCGCGTGGACGTCATCTTCTGTGACAAAACCATCCACAACGACCCAGGTTTCGTTGTGACGCTTTCGAACAGAATGAACTACTTCCAG GTGGCAAAGACTGTAGCGCAGAGGTTAAACACCGACCCCATGCTCCTGCAGTTCTTCAAGTCCCAGGG GTACAGAGATGGCCCAGGCAACCCACTCAGGCACAACTACGAGGGCACTCTTCGAGACCTGCTGCAGTTCTTTAAGCCCCGGCAGCCCAAGAAGCTCTACTACCAGCAG CTCAAGATGAAGATCACCGACTTTGAGAACAGGAGGAGCTTCAAGTCCATATGGCTCAACAGCCAGTTCCGGGAGGag GAGATCACACTGTACCCAGACAAACACGGCTGCGTTCGAGACCTCCTGGAGGAATGTCAAAAGGCCGTGGAGCTCTCCGACAAAGGCTCAGAGAAGCTCAG GCTCTTGGAAATTGTAAGCTACAAAATTATCGGTGTTCACCAAGAGGACGAGTTGCTAGAGTGTTTATCTCCCGCAGCCAGTCGAACGTTCAGAATAGAG GAGATCCCTCTGGACCAGGTGGACCTGGACAAGGAGAACGAGATGCTGATCCCAGTTGCACATTTCCACAAGGAAGTCTTCGGGACTTTCGGGATTCCGTTCTTGTTGAAGATCCgtcag GCGGAGCCGTTCAGAGAGGTGATGAGGAGGATTCAGAACATGCTGGATATCCAGGAGAAGGAGTTTGAGAAG TTCAAATTTGCAATTGTGATGATGggccggcatcagtacatcaaTGAAGACGACTATGAAGTGAACCTGAAAGACTTTGAGCCACAGCCAG GGAACATGTCCCACCCGAGACCCTGGTTAGGTCTCGACCACTTCAACAAGGCTCCAAAGAGAGGCCGTTACACATACCTGGAGAAGGCCATCAAGATCCACAACTGA